One Turneriella parva DSM 21527 genomic region harbors:
- the thiD gene encoding bifunctional hydroxymethylpyrimidine kinase/phosphomethylpyrimidine kinase, translating to MIPVALSIAGSDSSAGAGIQADLKAFAACGVYGTTAITAITAQNTLGVDAVEILSPEIVYAQIRSVSGDLHVSAVKTGMLANSEIIQTVARATKDFQLPNLVIDTVMVSKSGHRLLAPEAEAAMREVLLPFATLITPNLPEAEVLTGIKITNTIEMRAAAQKLFALGARNILMKGGHLDTPDAIDILYDGKTFMEISAPRVETNSTHGTGCTLSASIAAYLAQGEKISEACRKAKAYLTQALQNAQPLGHGHGPVNHFWYLRN from the coding sequence ATGATACCCGTTGCGTTGAGTATTGCCGGCAGCGACTCGAGCGCGGGCGCAGGTATACAGGCAGATCTCAAGGCCTTTGCCGCCTGCGGGGTTTATGGTACGACGGCGATCACGGCGATCACGGCGCAGAATACGCTCGGCGTCGATGCAGTCGAAATACTTTCTCCCGAAATTGTCTATGCGCAGATCAGGAGCGTCTCGGGCGATCTGCACGTCTCTGCCGTCAAAACCGGTATGCTGGCGAATTCAGAAATAATTCAGACTGTCGCACGGGCCACCAAAGATTTTCAGCTGCCGAATCTGGTGATCGACACCGTTATGGTTTCAAAAAGCGGGCATCGATTGCTTGCCCCAGAAGCAGAAGCCGCGATGCGCGAAGTGCTGTTGCCGTTTGCCACGCTGATCACTCCCAACCTGCCCGAAGCAGAGGTGCTGACCGGAATCAAGATCACGAACACAATTGAAATGCGCGCAGCCGCGCAGAAACTTTTCGCACTTGGGGCCCGTAACATCTTAATGAAGGGTGGCCACCTCGACACGCCCGACGCAATCGACATACTTTACGACGGCAAAACCTTCATGGAAATCTCAGCCCCGCGGGTCGAGACGAATTCAACGCATGGCACCGGCTGCACGCTCTCAGCTTCGATCGCTGCCTATCTCGCGCAGGGCGAGAAAATTTCCGAAGCGTGCAGAAAAGCCAAGGCATACTTAACCCAAGCGCTGCAAAACGCTCAGCCTTTGGGCCATGGTCACGGCCCGGTGAATCATTTCTGGTACTTACGCAACTAA
- a CDS encoding PDZ domain-containing protein — MAIADLRNLDTEDLKRRAQHFRELALGLASRVRYSRTWWYAGAAVILGLSLARIGHSVALYAVSKATPLPPARQATAENTQSEQMFSDPTITVGGALFQRAGEAGTAAAAAVVDQPAKPFKLTATLEGNAEFARALIEVQGEGIREYCMASSFCKRKECECNVQSASVVSIAQEYIWIRMGQGRYKLKIGQSTTDLAQQPAAADPNAAAPAAVAGGGQVISKVISREEVNKNILGNPAKIYEGAQFGPHLVNGKIEGYKIARVNDDHVFAKLGAKSGDIIKKVNGYGLNDTERMLDLWKAIKTAPAVKIELERDGKQITYDFQIRN, encoded by the coding sequence ATGGCAATCGCCGACCTTCGCAATCTCGACACCGAAGATCTCAAACGCCGCGCGCAGCATTTTCGTGAACTGGCTCTTGGCCTGGCGTCGCGCGTTCGCTATAGCCGCACGTGGTGGTACGCCGGGGCAGCCGTCATTCTTGGTCTTTCTCTCGCCCGCATCGGCCACTCGGTAGCTCTCTATGCAGTCAGCAAGGCGACGCCATTGCCGCCGGCGAGACAGGCGACTGCAGAGAATACGCAGTCAGAGCAGATGTTTTCAGACCCAACGATCACAGTCGGCGGGGCACTGTTTCAACGCGCCGGTGAGGCCGGTACAGCTGCGGCTGCAGCCGTTGTAGACCAACCTGCAAAACCCTTTAAACTGACGGCCACGCTCGAAGGCAACGCCGAATTTGCCCGGGCACTGATCGAAGTGCAGGGTGAAGGTATTCGTGAATATTGCATGGCCTCGTCATTCTGTAAGCGTAAAGAATGTGAGTGCAATGTGCAATCTGCTTCTGTGGTCTCGATCGCCCAGGAATATATCTGGATTCGCATGGGCCAGGGTCGGTACAAACTAAAGATCGGCCAGTCGACAACCGATTTGGCACAGCAACCGGCAGCAGCAGACCCGAATGCCGCCGCGCCGGCCGCGGTGGCAGGTGGCGGGCAGGTTATCTCGAAAGTCATCTCGCGCGAAGAAGTGAACAAGAATATTTTGGGTAACCCAGCGAAAATCTACGAAGGTGCACAGTTTGGCCCACATCTCGTGAATGGCAAGATTGAAGGTTACAAGATTGCTCGGGTAAATGACGACCACGTCTTTGCCAAGCTCGGCGCAAAAAGCGGTGACATTATCAAGAAGGTCAACGGCTACGGTCTCAACGACACCGAGCGCATGCTCGACCTGTGGAAGGCGATCAAAACTGCGCCTGCTGTAAAGATCGAACTCGAACGCGACGGTAAGCAGATTACCTACGACTTTCAGATACGCAACTAA
- a CDS encoding PQQ-dependent sugar dehydrogenase has protein sequence MVRYLLLTIFLAVGVLSAAAPFSKTSKIELRPVFHRKFTQPVYVGAYPVAASDCIEPYAVVEKPGIIRLESLKRACGQVLLDIRDRVHDGSLEEGLLGLAFAPDFKTSRAFYIYYSASKPRRTILARVHVAEGSSKANTDIEELLSVRQPYSNHNGGMLEFGPDGYLYIGVGDGGSGGDPRGYAQNLSSHLGKILRIDPRTKTGYKIPVSNPFFKSSGDAYSEKREIFAWGLRNPWRFSFTPDARLIVADVGQNEYEELSFVGRGENMGWNLMEGFHCFKPAKNCMQKNLKLPFYEYDHGVGQSILGGYVYTGNALATLKQKYIFADSVSGRIFAIDYQVTDPRAETLIQAPGLFSSFGRLRDNELVIAELQTGKIYQLVPTAQVGQK, from the coding sequence ATGGTGCGGTATCTCTTGCTCACAATTTTTCTGGCTGTTGGCGTACTCTCTGCCGCCGCGCCTTTCAGTAAGACTTCAAAGATAGAGCTGCGCCCGGTCTTTCACCGCAAATTCACGCAGCCTGTCTATGTCGGGGCGTACCCCGTCGCTGCGAGCGATTGCATCGAACCCTACGCGGTTGTCGAAAAACCCGGCATCATTCGCCTAGAGAGCCTCAAACGCGCCTGTGGTCAGGTGTTGCTCGATATTCGTGACAGGGTGCACGACGGTTCGCTCGAAGAGGGACTGCTCGGGCTGGCCTTCGCGCCCGATTTTAAAACATCACGCGCGTTCTACATCTATTATTCGGCCAGCAAACCCAGGCGCACGATACTTGCCCGCGTGCATGTCGCTGAGGGCTCAAGCAAAGCGAATACAGACATTGAAGAATTGCTCTCGGTACGCCAGCCTTATAGCAACCACAACGGGGGTATGCTCGAGTTCGGGCCCGATGGCTACCTTTACATCGGTGTCGGCGACGGTGGCTCAGGCGGTGACCCCCGTGGTTATGCGCAAAACCTCAGTTCGCACCTCGGCAAAATCCTGAGGATCGACCCCCGCACAAAAACCGGGTATAAGATTCCTGTCTCTAACCCGTTTTTCAAATCAAGCGGCGACGCCTACAGTGAGAAGCGCGAAATATTCGCATGGGGGCTCAGAAACCCGTGGCGGTTCAGCTTCACTCCCGATGCGCGCCTCATTGTCGCCGACGTTGGCCAGAACGAATATGAAGAATTAAGCTTTGTCGGGCGCGGCGAAAATATGGGTTGGAACCTTATGGAAGGTTTTCACTGCTTTAAGCCGGCAAAGAACTGCATGCAGAAGAATCTGAAGTTGCCGTTTTACGAATACGACCATGGGGTGGGGCAGTCAATTCTCGGTGGTTATGTCTATACGGGCAATGCGCTCGCCACATTAAAACAGAAATACATTTTTGCCGATTCGGTATCGGGCCGTATCTTCGCAATCGACTACCAGGTCACCGACCCACGTGCAGAAACGCTGATTCAAGCACCGGGGTTATTTTCGAGCTTCGGCCGCCTGAGAGACAATGAACTCGTCATCGCCGAGCTGCAAACAGGCAAGATCTACCAACTCGTGCCGACCGCACAGGTAGGCCAGAAATGA